In one window of Schistosoma mansoni, WGS project CABG00000000 data, supercontig 0037, strain Puerto Rico, whole genome shotgun sequence DNA:
- a CDS encoding vacuolar ATP synthase proteolipid subunit 1, 2,3, putative, with product MDSTDPIYSPFFGVIGAVSAVVFCCLGAAYGTAKSGAGICSMGVMRPELIIKSIIPVVMAGIIAIYGLVVAVLIVQRGQDLKKLDVSLNQLGAGLSVGLSGLGAGFAIGIVGDAGVRGTAQQSRLFVGMVLILIFAEVLGLYGLIVALILSTK from the exons ATGGATTCGACTGACCCGATATATTCTCCTTTTTTCGGTGTAATCGGCGCCGTTTCTGCAGTAGTATTTTGTT GCTTGGGCGCTGCTTATGGGACTGCCAAGTCCGGAGCAGGTATCTGCTCAATGGGAGTGATGAGACCTGAATTAATTATAAAGTCAATTATCCCAGTTGTCATGGCTGGTATAATTGCAATTTATGGTCTCGTCGTAGCAGTTCTTATAGTTCAACGTGGTCAGGACTTGAAGAAACTCGACGT GTCTCTTAATCAGCTCGGTGCTGGCCTAAGCGTAGGGCTTAGTGGTCTTGGTGCAGGTTTTGCCATTGGGATAGTTGGTGATGCTGGTGTACGTGGCACAGCTCAACAATCCAGGCTATTCGTAGGGATGGTGCTCATCCTAATTTTCGCCGAAGTCCTCGGTCTTTACGGATTAATTGTCGCTCTTATTTTGTCTACAAAGTAA